TACAAGACTTAGATATGGTTTTACTTATGAGTGTAAACCCTGGATTTGGCGGACAAAGCTTTATCGATACTGTTATTCCAAAAGCTGCACGTCTAAAAGAGATGCGTGATCGTATCAATCCTAACTGTCTGATCGAAGTTGACGGCGGTGTAAGTGATAAAAATGTACAGACACTAAAAGATGCAGGTGTAGATGTTGTTGTTGCAGGAAGCTATGTGTTTAAACATGAAAACAGAGCTGAAGCTATCAAGAGTTTACAAGTTTAAAAGTTTCCGATTATGGCAATGCGTACAAAAATCTGTGGAATAACTTCAGTTGAAGATGCAATGAATGCGATCGAAGCCGGAGCGAATGCTCTTGGTTTTGTATTTTATGAAAAATCTCCAAGATATCTCACAATCACACAGGCACAAGAGATTATTAAGCAACTTCCCCCTTTTGTAGAAAAAGTAGCACTTTTTGTAAATGTTTCACCAAAAGAAGTAAATGATACTTGTAAAAAAGTTGGCGCTACACTTGCCCAACTTCATTTCGAAGTAGATGAAGATTTTTGTGCACAGTTAGAAATTCCTCATATTAAAGTTGTTCGAGCTAAAAATAAAGAGGATATATCTCAGTTTTCTGAAGAATACAGACTTGTTGATGCATACTGTGAAGCGTATGGCGGCGCAGGAAAAAGAATTAATATAGAATGGTTTGATGGAGTTGACTGTTCTAAGATTATCCTTGCCGGAGGACTTGATCCAGACAATGTAGCATCACTCAAAAAGTACGGTTTTTATGGGGTAGATGTTAGCAGTGGTGTTGAAATTAGCCATGGTAAAAAAGATCCAAATAAAGTGAAAGAGTTTATCAAAAATGCTACGACATAATATCTGTCTTGACGATAAAAGTATCTCAAGACTCTCAACAAGAGGTTTATCTCTTAAAACATTAAAAGATCAACTTAACGATGAGCTAGATACATCACTAGAGCTTTTTAAACTCCAAGGTTTGAACATTGTAAAGCATGAAGGATATTTCTACTTTGACACACGTTTCATACCTATTGAGGAAGCGGAGTTTTGTATCGTAGATATTGAGACAAACGGTTCTAAAATTGAGAAACATCAAATAATTGAAATAGCAGCTGTAAAAGTGCTAAACAATAAAATCATAGACAAGTTTGAATCTTTGGTATATGTAGAGCAGATCAACCCTGCAATCACTGAAATCACAGGGATAAAAGCAGAAGATACAAAAGATGCTCCACAACTTCACAAAGTTTTAGAAGAGTTTCGTATCTTTTTAGGTGATGCTATATTTGTAGCACATGACGTAAAGTTTGATTATATGTTTATCTCTAAGAGTATGGAGAAGATAGGACTGCCACCACTACTGAACCGTTCACTCTGCTCACTAGCACTTGCAGAAAGAACAATCGTTTCATATAGATACGCTCTCTCATATTTAAATGATTCCCTTAACCTCAATCCAAATGCACAGCACCATAGAGCTATGAGCGATGTCCTCACTACATACGGACTATTTTTATTATCGTTAGAGAAACTGGATGAAAATATAAAAAATGTGGAAGATTTGATAAATTTTTCGAAAGAAGCTAAAAGGCTCAAACGTCCGAAGTTTGACCCTTTGGCTAAAAAAGAGGAGTAATTTTAAATTACTCTGCGAAAGCACCCGGTTTTACAAGTTTATTGTAACGAGCTTCCATACGCTCTTCTTCACTCATAGATTTTAAATCTTTAAGAGACTCTAGAACATAATCAGCGATTGCTGTTGCAGCCGCTTCTTTTTCACGGTGAGCACCGATTAAAGGTTCATTAATAATATCATCGATTAAATCAAGCTCTTTAAGGTCTGCAGCAATAATTTTCATAGCATTTGTTGCAGCTTCAACTTTTGCAGGATCGTTCCATAAAATTGCCGAACAACCCTCTGGTGAGATAACGCTAAATACAGAGTAACGCATCATAGCAAATTTATCTGCAACACCAATTGCAAGAGCACCACCCGAACCACCTTCACCGATTACGATAGAGATAGTAGGTACTTTTAATTCAGCAAATTCTAAAAGGTTTCTAGCGATTGCTTCAGACTGGTTACGTTCTTCTGCTCCAATTCCTGGATATGCACCCGGAGTGTCTACTAGCATTACGATAGGCATACCGAATTTTTCAGCTAGTTTTGCAGCACGTAAAGCTTTACGATACCCTTCAGGGTGTGGCATACCAAAGTTACGTTTTAACTTGTTTTTTGTACCACGCCCTTTTTGTTCACCGATAACCATAACTTTTTCGTCACCGATGTACCCCATATAACAGATAATTGCAGCGTCATCACGGAAGTGTCTATCCCCGTGGATCTCATACTTATCTCTTACAATTAAATTAATATAATCAAGTGCATATGGGCGATCTAGGTGACGAGCTAGTTGTAATTTTTGAAAATCAGTAAGATTCCCATAAATTTTTTCAACTTCACTCTCTAGATTTGCCTGTAACTTTTCAACTGCTGCATAGTCATGACGAACTTGTGCAGAGATGATATCCTCTTGAATGAACTTGATTTTGTGTTCAAAGTCTAAGTATGTTGCCACATTATTTCCTTATCGTTTATATCTTTTTGAAGATAAGAACGCCGTTCGTTCCACCAAATCCAAAAGAGTTAGACATAACTACATTTAGTTCAGCTTTTCTTGCACCTTCAGTAACGTAATCTAAATCACAGTTTTCATCCGGTGTTTCATAGTTAATAGTTGGAGGGATAATACCATCTCTCATAGCCATTAAACATGTAACTGCTTCAATACCACCTGCAGCACCTAAACAGTGACCGATTTGCCCTTTAATTGAACTCATTGGAGGACAATTTTCTTTTCCGCCAAGAAGCTCTTTAACAGCTGCAGTTTCGTTTTTATCGTTGATCGGTGTTGAAGTACCGTGTGCATTTACATAGTCAACTTTTGGACGACCAGCCATCTCGTATGCTGCTTTCATAGCACGTGCCGGACCATCAAGACTTGGAGTAGTAATGTGGTTAGCATCTCCACTTTCACCAAACCCGATAATCTCACCATAAATTTTAGCACCACGAGCGACTGCCATATCATACTCTTCAAGAATAAGAGCAGCAGCACCTTCACCCATTACGAAACCGTCACGACCGGCATCAAACGGACGAGAAGCATGTTTTGGATCGTCATTTCTAGTTGAAAGTGCTTTCATAGCAGCAAATCCACCAACACCTACACCAGTAATTGCAGACTCAGCTGAAACAACTAACATTCTGTCAGCACCGTTACACATAATAGTTTTACAAGCTTCACTTACTGCGTGAGTACCAGCTGCACAAGCAGTTACAGAAGAAAGGTTAGGACCTTGAACGCCGTGTTCAATAGAAACGAATCCACCAAGCATGTTTACAAGTGCTCCAGGGATAAAGAACGGAGAAATTCTTCTAGCACCACGTGTCTCTAAAATTACAGAGTTTTTCTCGATTGATGGAAGACCACCGATACCACTACCAGCTGAAATACCGAATCTTGTTTTATCAATATCATCACCGAATGCCGCATCTTCCATAGCTTCAGCAGCAGCTTTTAAACCAAAGTGAATAAATCTATCAGCTTTTTTCACCTCTTTTGGAGGCATAACAGTTGATGGATCAAAATCTTTTACTTCACCTGCAATTTTTACAGAAAAGTTTTCCGGGTCAAAAATAGTAATAGTGTCAATACCACATGCACCATCACAAATTGCTTTAAATGAACTCTCTTTGTCATTTCCAACAGAGTTAATCATACCTAACCCAGTTACTACCACTCTTCTCATTAAATATCTCCGTAATATAAATTAAATATTTTTATAAACTAACTATAAAAATTAATTGGTAAAAATACTTCAAATTTTTATAAAAGGGGCAAACCCTTTTATAATAAAAACTAATTTTTCTTAGTTTTTGCTCTCAATGTAAGCAACTACATCAGCAACAGTTTGAATTTTTTCAGCTTCATCATCTGGAATTTCGATATCGAATTTCTCTTCTAGAGCCATTACTAGTTCAACAACGTCAAGGCTATCAGCACCTAAATCTTCAACGAATTTTGCGTCCTCTTTAACTTCATCAGCGCTTACGCTTAGTTGTTCAACTACTACTTCTTTAATATCATCTAAAAGTGCCATTATAGCTCCTATATTTAAGTTTTAAAATCTCGTAATTATATCATAAATATCTTAGATAAAGATTTATGCCATATTCATTCCGCCGTTAACTTTCAGCGTTTCACCCGTAATGTACGATGCGTGATCAGATAGTAAAAATGCCACAGATTCAGCGATTTCTCTAGCTTCACCCATTCTCTGCATTGGAATTTTTTCATTAAGTGCTGCTTTTACATCGTCACTTAAAACTTCTGTCATTTCAGTTGAGATGAAACCAGGAGTAACAGTGTTATATCTAATTCCGCTTGTTGCAGCTTCTAATGCGAATGATTTTGTCATAGCAATAACTCCACCTTTACTTGCAGAGTAGTTTGTTTGACCTGCATTTCCAGTTTCACCCACGATTGAAGCGATATTTACAACTGAACCGAATTTTTTCTTTCTAGCCCCTTTGAAAAATTCACGACATCCGATAAAACAAGATGTTAGGTTTGCATTGATTACAGACATAAAATCTTCTGTTTTCATACGAAGTGCAAGTTTATCGTTTGTAATACCTGCATTGTTTACTAAGTATGAAAGTTCTCCGTCGCTATCGATAATAGTTTTAATAGCATCAGTAAATGCAGCTTCATCACTTACGTCAAAACCGATAACTGCTGCAGAACCGCCTGCTGCTTCGATCTCTTCTTTTACTTTATCAGCTGCTTCAGCGCCGCTTCTGTAGTTTACCCATACTTTTAAACCGAAACCTGCTAAAGTTTTTGCAACTTCAGCACCGAT
Above is a window of Sulfurimonas marina DNA encoding:
- the fabG gene encoding 3-oxoacyl-ACP reductase FabG, with the protein product MKFSGKNVLVTGSSRGIGAEVAKTLAGFGLKVWVNYRSGAEAADKVKEEIEAAGGSAAVIGFDVSDEAAFTDAIKTIIDSDGELSYLVNNAGITNDKLALRMKTEDFMSVINANLTSCFIGCREFFKGARKKKFGSVVNIASIVGETGNAGQTNYSASKGGVIAMTKSFALEAATSGIRYNTVTPGFISTEMTEVLSDDVKAALNEKIPMQRMGEAREIAESVAFLLSDHASYITGETLKVNGGMNMA
- a CDS encoding 3'-5' exonuclease, producing MLRHNICLDDKSISRLSTRGLSLKTLKDQLNDELDTSLELFKLQGLNIVKHEGYFYFDTRFIPIEEAEFCIVDIETNGSKIEKHQIIEIAAVKVLNNKIIDKFESLVYVEQINPAITEITGIKAEDTKDAPQLHKVLEEFRIFLGDAIFVAHDVKFDYMFISKSMEKIGLPPLLNRSLCSLALAERTIVSYRYALSYLNDSLNLNPNAQHHRAMSDVLTTYGLFLLSLEKLDENIKNVEDLINFSKEAKRLKRPKFDPLAKKEE
- the accA gene encoding acetyl-CoA carboxylase carboxyl transferase subunit alpha, whose protein sequence is MATYLDFEHKIKFIQEDIISAQVRHDYAAVEKLQANLESEVEKIYGNLTDFQKLQLARHLDRPYALDYINLIVRDKYEIHGDRHFRDDAAIICYMGYIGDEKVMVIGEQKGRGTKNKLKRNFGMPHPEGYRKALRAAKLAEKFGMPIVMLVDTPGAYPGIGAEERNQSEAIARNLLEFAELKVPTISIVIGEGGSGGALAIGVADKFAMMRYSVFSVISPEGCSAILWNDPAKVEAATNAMKIIAADLKELDLIDDIINEPLIGAHREKEAAATAIADYVLESLKDLKSMSEEERMEARYNKLVKPGAFAE
- a CDS encoding beta-ketoacyl-ACP synthase II; translated protein: MRRVVVTGLGMINSVGNDKESSFKAICDGACGIDTITIFDPENFSVKIAGEVKDFDPSTVMPPKEVKKADRFIHFGLKAAAEAMEDAAFGDDIDKTRFGISAGSGIGGLPSIEKNSVILETRGARRISPFFIPGALVNMLGGFVSIEHGVQGPNLSSVTACAAGTHAVSEACKTIMCNGADRMLVVSAESAITGVGVGGFAAMKALSTRNDDPKHASRPFDAGRDGFVMGEGAAALILEEYDMAVARGAKIYGEIIGFGESGDANHITTPSLDGPARAMKAAYEMAGRPKVDYVNAHGTSTPINDKNETAAVKELLGGKENCPPMSSIKGQIGHCLGAAGGIEAVTCLMAMRDGIIPPTINYETPDENCDLDYVTEGARKAELNVVMSNSFGFGGTNGVLIFKKI
- the acpP gene encoding acyl carrier protein, with product MALLDDIKEVVVEQLSVSADEVKEDAKFVEDLGADSLDVVELVMALEEKFDIEIPDDEAEKIQTVADVVAYIESKN
- a CDS encoding phosphoribosylanthranilate isomerase gives rise to the protein MRTKICGITSVEDAMNAIEAGANALGFVFYEKSPRYLTITQAQEIIKQLPPFVEKVALFVNVSPKEVNDTCKKVGATLAQLHFEVDEDFCAQLEIPHIKVVRAKNKEDISQFSEEYRLVDAYCEAYGGAGKRINIEWFDGVDCSKIILAGGLDPDNVASLKKYGFYGVDVSSGVEISHGKKDPNKVKEFIKNATT